In one window of Vanrija pseudolonga chromosome 5, complete sequence DNA:
- the msp1 gene encoding Protein msp1, mitochondrial translates to MYRRVVAAPLRTRALAMARPRPGLLLSQAHRPAAALPVGRVTIPARALHVRAISFGAIPRMMARAFRVPMYGAAVGAGGVGYANYKFESVRTKTAELFGELQDTVSSAYNTTAGTLGAAYDATSSTLSSALDTTSSTLSSLGKSASDGINGAAAEAQSRADALRQGTQEWWEAFTTQFVRNEQSGSKSSGGEDGHSGGRQEEPQNNGGGGEEAAAVAVAAAVGAKLDDERGASDPFSDGSGPEHQLLQLTRKLIEIRTVLLSIDQSDALKLPSIVVIGSQSSGKSSVLEAIVGHEFLPKGDNMVTRRPIELTLIHTPVNKASNQPAEYGVFPDMPHLGKVTNFSQIQKTLTDLNLSVPAELCVTDEPIHLQIHSPNVPDLTLIDLPGYVQIASMDQPENLRESIANLCEKYIREPNIILAVCAADVDLANSPALRASRRVDPLGNRTIGVVTKMDLVTPQQGAQIIRGEKYPLHLGYVGVVCKVPPKAGGVFSSIRGDSNTTITSQVMKREEEFFGGENARVFAARDRRGNRLLTGTDTLRRRLMDVLETSMASNLHGITNAVQLELEEASYQFKVQYNDRRITSESYVAETTDALKARFKDYTAQFTKPAVRSKLTNLLEDKVMDILEQLYWTDSRAAELTTLGEDRKLATEEDLDSYWRYKLETASSLLTKSGVGRDSTNMVADGLRGLIDSIAQGEPFTFHPEATERIVDFSHAILRQRMGLTADQVENSIKPFKYEVEIEDREWARGRDRADAKFNDEVKLCDAKLGEIRNRVGGSRRLNGLIKHVSDLEKWEEKRKAKPAPTEGEDTTTDDPAPVLDAYKYSPAQIIDGRHALLLSNRLALLKMRQQAIRSKRCRTGPEQAAFCPEVFLSVVAEKLAYTSTMFINIELLEQFFYQFPREIDSRILYDLDRDEIKKFALENPRIRAHLELQDRKDKLEQVMRSLQSLANLQQVADVPSRDRRRKDGLFAKFM, encoded by the exons ATGTACCGCCGCGTCGTAGCCGCTCcgctgcgcacgcgcgcgctcgcgatggcccgcccacgccccggCTTGCTGCTGTCGCAGGCCCACCGGCCTGCGGCCGCCCTCCCCGTGGGACGGGTCACGATCCCGGCCCGGGCCTTGCACGTTCGCGCGATCTCGTTCGGTGCGATCCCACGTATGATGGCCCGCGCCTTTAGGGTCCCGATGTACGGCGCggctgtcggcgccggcggcgtcgggtACGCCAACTACAAGTTTGAAA GCGTGCGGACCAAGACGGCAGAGCTGTTCGGCGAGCTCCAGGACACAGTGTCCTCAGCGTACAACACGACCGCTGGgacgctcggcgcagcgTATGATGCCACATCAAGTACCctgtcctcggcgctggatacgacgtcgagcacgctgTCATCGCTCGGCaagtcggcctcggacgGCATCAACGGCGCTGCGGCAGAAGCACAGTCACGAGCAGATGCCCTCCGCCAGGGCACCCAGGAGTGGTGGGAGGCCTTCACGACACAGTTTGTTCGGAACGAGCAGTCGGGCAGCAAGAGCAGCGGTGGGGAGGACGGCCACTCGGGTGGCAGGCAAGAAGAGCCGCAGAAcaacggcggtggtggagaggaggctgcggccgtcgccgttgctgctgctgttggaGCCAAgcttgacgacgagcgaggagCGTCCGACCCCTTCAGCGATGGCAGCGGGCCGGAGCACCAGCTCCTTCAGCTTACCCGCAAGCTCATCGAAATCCGCACCGTCTTGCTCAGTATCGACCAGAGCGACGCACTCAAGCTGCCCTCTATTGTGGTGATCGGATCGCAGAGCTCGGGAAAGAGCAGTGTGCTTGAGGCTATTGTCGGACACGAGTTCTTGCCAAA GGGCGACAACATGGTCACTCGCCGGCCCATTGAGCTCACCCTCATCCACACCCCGGTCAACAAGGCGTCCAATCAGCCCGCCGAGTACGGTGTCTTCCCCGACATGCCTCACCTTGGCAAGGTGACCAACTTCTCGCAGATCCAAAAGACATTGACCGACCTCAACCTCTCTGTCCCTGCCGAACTCTGCGTCACCGACGAGCCTATCCACCTCCAGATCCACTCGCCCAATGTCCCCGATCTCACACTCATCGACCTGCCCGGCTACGTGCAGATCGCATCGATGGACCAGCCCGAGAACCTTCGTGAGAGCATCGCCAACCTCTGTGAGAAGTACATTCGCGAGCCGAACATTATTCTCGCGGTATGTGCCGCAGACGTCGATCTCGCCAACTCGCCTGCGCTGCGAGCAAGCCGCCGTGTTGACCCGCTCGGTAACCGCACGATCGGTGTCGTGACCAAGATGGACCTCGTGACGCCTCAGCAGGGCGCCCAGATTATCCGCGGAGAAAAGTACCCTCTTCATCTCGGCTACGTCGGCGTGGTCTGCAAGGTTCCTCCCAAGGCCGGTGGCGTGTTCAGCTCGATCAGAGGTGACTCGAACACCACCATCACTAGCCAGGTTATGAAACGCGAGGAGGAGTTCTTTGGCGGAGAGAATGCTCGGGTGTtcgctgcgcgcgaccgAAGGGGCAACCGTCTCCTCACTGGTACCGACactctccgccgccgcctcatgGACGTGCTTGAGACAAGCATGGCATCCAACCTGCATGGCATCACCAATGCCGTGCAGCTTGAGCTGGAAGAGGCCAGCTACCAGTTCAAGGTTCAGTACAACGACCGCCGCATCACGTCCGAGTCGTACGTCGCCGAGACCACAGACGCCCTCAAGGCGCGCTTCAAGGATTACACGGCTCAGTTCACCAAGCCGGCTGTCCGTTCCAAGCTCACCAACCTGCTTGAGGACAAGGTCATGGACATCTTGGAACAGCTCTACTGGACCGACtcccgtgccgccgagctcacgaCACTAGGCGAGGATCGCAAGCTGGCAACCGAAGAAGACCTCGACTCATATTGGCGTTACAAACTTGAGACGGCATCATCGCTACTTACCAAGTCTGGTGTAGGCCGTGATTCGACGAATATGGTCGCGGATGGATTGCGCGGTCTGATAGACTCGATCGCTCAAGGCGAACCCTTCACATTCCACCCTGAGGCTACCGAGCGCATTGTCGACTTCTCGCATGCCATCTTGCGGCAGCGCATGGGCCTCACTGCAGACCAGGTTGAGAACAGTATCAAGCCGTTCAAATACGAGGTCGAAATCGAGGACCGGGAATGGGCTCGCGGGCGTGACCGCGCCGATGCCAAGTTcaacgacgaggtcaagctCTGTGACGCTAAGCTCGGCGAGATCCGCAACCGTGTCGGTGGCAGCCGGCGGTTGAACGGCCTCATCAAGCATGTGTCTGATCTGGAGAAGTGGGAGGAGAAACGCAAGGCCAAGCCTGCACCtaccgagggcgaggatacgacgaccgacgacccCGCACCCGTGCTCGACGCATACAAGTATTCGCCCGCCCAGATTATCGACGGTCGCCACGCATTGCTCCTTTCCaaccgcctcgccctgctcaAGATGCGCCAGCAGGCCATCCGATCAAAACGTTGCCGTACTGGGCCCGAGCAGGCGGCGTTCTGCCCCGAAGTGTTCCtctcggtcgtcgccgagaagCTTGCATACACGAGTACAATGTTCATCAACAttgagcttctcgagcagTTCTTCTACCAG TTCCCTCGTGAGATCGACTCGCGAATTCTgtacgacctcgaccggGACGAGATCAAGAAGTTTGCGCTCGAGAACCCCAGAATCCGCGCGCATCTGGAGCTGCAGGACAGAaaggacaagctcgagcag GTGATGCGTTCGTTACAGTCTCTGGCCAACCTACAGCAGGTGGCCGACGTGCCGAGCCGTGACCGGCGGCGCAAGGACGGCCTGTTTGCAAAGTTCATGTAA